The region TTTGATCGAAAACTGGTTCCATCAAAACGAAATTCCATTCAACAGAGAAAACAATAATGTTTGGGCTTTCAATAAACATTTTGACAAAGCTAAACCTACACTTTTACTCAATTCTCACCACGATACCGTTAAACCCAATCAGGCGTACACCAATGATCCTTTTAAAGCGATTGTAAAAGACGGTAAATTATTCGGCCTCGGTAGCAATGATGCCGGAGGTTGTCTGGTTTCCTTATTGGCTACTTTTGTTCATTTCTATGCTCATGAAAACTTGCCTTACAATATTGTAATCGTAGCTTCAGCCGAAGAAGAAAGCAGCGGTAAAAACGGACTAAACAGCGTGTTGCAACACTTACCGGTCTTGGATTGTGCCATCGTAGGCGAACCTACTTTGATGCAATTGGCTATAGCCGAAAAAGGACTGTTGGTATTAGACGTAAAAGTAAAAGGAACTGCCAGTCACGCAGCACATCAAAACGATGACAACTCAATATACAATGCGATCCCGGTGATGCAATGGTTCAAAACCTTTGAATTTGATAAAATATCAGAGCAATTAGGTCCTGTAAAAATGACCGTAACCCAGATCAGTGCCGGAAAACAACACAATGTAGTTCCATCAGAATGTGATTTAGTAATTGACATTCGAGTGAATGATTGCTATTCTAATCCTGAAATTTTAGCCATTGTCAAAAAACATGTAGCAGCCCAGATAACACCCCGTTCCATGCACTTAAACGCCTCTTCCATTCCTGCAACCCACGGTTTGGTTCAAGCTGGAATTGCCTTGGGAAGAACAACCTATGGCTCACCTACCCTTTCAGACCAATCGGTTTTGAGCTGTCAATCCTTAAAATTAGGGCCTGGTGAAACCCTGAGGTCGCATTCGGCTAATGAATTCATATATTTACATGAAATAGAAGAAGGAATCCAATTATATATCAAAATACTGACTGATTTTTTCAAACAATAAAATAATTAGGAGCTAATCCCGCTATATGCTATATCTCTTGTGGCGAACTCCGCCACAAGAGGATGCCGCTACTATCGGGGCTAAAAATAGAAATGGAAACATTTCATAAAACATCAAGATAT is a window of Flavobacterium acetivorans DNA encoding:
- a CDS encoding M20 family metallo-hydrolase: MKNIETLTQEAISLLKALIETPSFSSEEDQTALLIENWFHQNEIPFNRENNNVWAFNKHFDKAKPTLLLNSHHDTVKPNQAYTNDPFKAIVKDGKLFGLGSNDAGGCLVSLLATFVHFYAHENLPYNIVIVASAEEESSGKNGLNSVLQHLPVLDCAIVGEPTLMQLAIAEKGLLVLDVKVKGTASHAAHQNDDNSIYNAIPVMQWFKTFEFDKISEQLGPVKMTVTQISAGKQHNVVPSECDLVIDIRVNDCYSNPEILAIVKKHVAAQITPRSMHLNASSIPATHGLVQAGIALGRTTYGSPTLSDQSVLSCQSLKLGPGETLRSHSANEFIYLHEIEEGIQLYIKILTDFFKQ